ATTCCAAATTATTTTCATTCTTATAGCTTTTTTCACTTTCGGTTTCATGTTAGTTCGTGCTATTCTAGAAATTACAAAATTTGAAATCTCAGCTTTGGAGGTTTTTGCGGTGCTTGAAAATAGTTTTACATTAATTGCGATTATATTAGTGATCAACATTGTATATGTGACGTTTTTCACGTTGCGAATGATTCTAACTTTGAAAAATCAACGGTATCTAGCTGCCATAACAAGTATGTTTGAAGTGGTCATTTATGTTGTTGGACTTGGCATTGTACTCGACAACTTAAATGAGATTGAGAACTTGATTGCTTATGCTGTCGGTTATGGGATTGGTGTCATTGTTGGAATGAAAATTGAAGAAAAGCTCGCTTTAGGGTATATTACGGTTAATGTGATTACGAAGGAATTCGATTCTGATATTCCAAACGCACTTCGTAACAGAGGATATGGTGTTACGAATTGGTTGGCAGATGGGCGTGAAGGACCACGTCTCATGATGCAAATCCTGACATCAAGGAAATCGGAGCAGGATCTCTATAGTAGTGTTAAGGCTTTAGATACGAAAGCGTTTATTATTTCGCATGAACCAAAAGCGTTTTATGGAGGGTTCTGGGTTAAAGCAATACGGAGGTAAACAATGGACAAAGGTAAGCCGAAAAAAAAGAAGTTTGAAGTGCTTGAAAACGAGAGCATATCAGACTGTCTAGATCGAATGCAAAAAGAAGGCTACATGCCTGTTAGGCGGATGGAAGAGCCTGTATTTCAAGAGAAAACAAAAAATAATAAGAAAGACGTTGAATATTTACGTCAAAAAGTAGTATTCGAAGGGAAATTGCAGTAAAAACCGAACATTTCCTTTGTATTATTTAACAATGTTCGATTATTCGTTGACATAAGTGTTTTGACGTTGTTACAATTAAATTGAATCAAACAGCTCTCATATAATCTTGGGGATATGGCCCATAAGTTTCTACCCGGTACCGTAAATCACCGGACTATGAGGGAAAGCGAACGGTATGCTAACCAAAGAACTACAAGTATGCCCAGGATTTTTTATGCTTTCTCACAACCAAGGAGAAACGAATAGAATCCTGGGTTTTTTACGTCTAAAAATGATTGTTGATGAATATAGAAAGGTTTGGTGAGTCGATGGAGCCGTTAATTGGTGTCATTATGGGAAGTACGTCTGATTGGGAGACGATGAAACATACGTGTGACAGATTGGATGAGCTTGAGATTCCGTATGAAAAGAAGGTCGTATCCGCGCATCGTACGCCCGACCTCATGTTCGAATATGCAGAGAATGCTAGATCAAGAGGGATAAAGGTAATCGTTGCAGGTGCTGGAGGTGCAGCGCATCTTCCAGGAATGGTTGCTGCGAAAACGACACTTCCTGTCATCGGAGTTCCGGTTCAGTCGAAAGCGCTGAATGGACTGGATTCCTTACTTTCAATCGTCCAGATGCCAGGCGGTGTTCCTGTAGCGACAGTTGCGATTGGAAAGGCAGGAGCAACAAACGCTGGGCTTTTAGCGGCTCAAATTATTGGAACGACAAATGAAGAAGTCGCATTAAGGCTTCAAAAGCGTCAGGAGCAAACGCGAGAAAAAGTTTTAGAAAGCAGTGGTGAGTTAAATTGATGAAGCCAATCGTACCTCCACAAACAATAGGCATACTAGGGGGCGGACAGCTCGGTCGGATGATGGCAATTGCCGCAAAAGAGATGGGCTTTAAAGTAGCGACTGTCGATCCGACGAAAGGCTCCCCGTGTGGATTGATTGCTGACTATGAAATTGTTGGCGACTATGCTAGTGAAGAAGCTCGAAATCAATTAGCTGAAGTGAGTGATGTGATTACGTATGAGTTTGAGAATGTCGATCTCGATACAGCTAGATGGCTAGAAAACAATCACCATCTCCCACAAGGCAGTCACCTTTTAAAAGTGACGCAAGATCGAGCAGAGGAAAAAGCAACACTTGAAGCAATTGGTGTGCATGTCGCGCCATATGAGCTTATTTCAAAGTGTGAGGACCTTGAGGATACACTCGATAAAATTGGCTACCCCGCCGTCCTTAAAACGACGCGTGGTGGCTATGACGGAAAAGGCCAAGTTGTCATTGAATCACCTGACGATTTGAAGGCTGCCAAGGAATTACTGAGCGGTAATACGCAGTGCGTCCTTGAAAAGAAGATTAATTTTTCAAAGGAGATCTCCGTTATTGTTTCTCGAAATGTGAACGGGGATACCGAAACGTTTCCTGTAGCTGAGAATATCCATAAAAATCATATTCTCTACCAATCGATTGTTCCTGCGCGTGTTTCTGAAGCGAGCTTGGAAAGAGCAGAAAGTCTTGCTCGTCAGATTGCCCACGGTTTGGAGCTAGTTGGAACACTTGCTGTCGAGATGTTCCTTACGAATGAAGAAGGAATCTACATTAACGAACTCGCACCAAGACCACATAACTCAGGTCATTATTCGATTGAAGGATGTATGTTCTCGCAATTTGAGCAGCATATCCGTGCGATCTGTGGTTGGAAGCTAGGGAAGCCAACATTATTGAAACCGAGCGTAATGGTCAATCTACTTGGACAAGATGCTGAAACAATCCTAGATGTTGCGCCACTATTTGACGATGTCCATCTTCACCTTTATGAGAAGAAAGAAATCAAAACCAACCGGAAGATGGGACATTTTACGATCATAAACGATTCATTAGAAGATGCAGTTCATAAAGCAGAAACGATTGTAGAAAACTTACAACAAAAAGACAACTTGGAGGAAGTAAAATGATAGAAAGATATACAAGACCTGAAATGGGTGCGATTTGGACAGAGGAGAACAAATATAAAGCTTGGCTAGAGGTGGAAATTCTCGCATGTGAAGCATGGGCTGAGCTAGGAGACATTCCCAAAGAAGACGTTGTAAAGCTTCGCGAAAATGCTGGATTTGATGTGAATCGGATTCACGAGATTGAAGCAGAGACACGACATGATGTCGTTGCTTTTACACGTGCGGTTTCAGAAACGCTTGGAGAAGAGCGCAAGTGGGTCCATTACGGGCTCACTTCGACGGACGTTGTTGACACAGCACTTTCATACTTAATTAAACAGGCGAATGAAATTTTACTTACAGATGTGGAACGTTTTATCGAAGTTTTAAAAGAAAAAGCACTTGAACATAAGCATACGGTGATGATGGGGAGAACACACGGTGTCCATGCAGAGCCGACAACTTTCGGGTTGAAGCTTGCACTTTGGTATGAAGAGATGAACCGCAACAAGGAACGTCTTGAGCATGCGATCGAAGGCATTCGCTACGGTAAGTTGTCTGGAGCAGTCGGGACTTACGCGAAC
The sequence above is a segment of the Pseudalkalibacillus berkeleyi genome. Coding sequences within it:
- a CDS encoding DUF2179 domain-containing protein — protein: MLENSFTLIAIILVINIVYVTFFTLRMILTLKNQRYLAAITSMFEVVIYVVGLGIVLDNLNEIENLIAYAVGYGIGVIVGMKIEEKLALGYITVNVITKEFDSDIPNALRNRGYGVTNWLADGREGPRLMMQILTSRKSEQDLYSSVKALDTKAFIISHEPKAFYGGFWVKAIRR
- a CDS encoding NETI motif-containing protein, yielding MDKGKPKKKKFEVLENESISDCLDRMQKEGYMPVRRMEEPVFQEKTKNNKKDVEYLRQKVVFEGKLQ
- the purE gene encoding 5-(carboxyamino)imidazole ribonucleotide mutase — its product is MEPLIGVIMGSTSDWETMKHTCDRLDELEIPYEKKVVSAHRTPDLMFEYAENARSRGIKVIVAGAGGAAHLPGMVAAKTTLPVIGVPVQSKALNGLDSLLSIVQMPGGVPVATVAIGKAGATNAGLLAAQIIGTTNEEVALRLQKRQEQTREKVLESSGELN
- the purK gene encoding 5-(carboxyamino)imidazole ribonucleotide synthase — translated: MKPIVPPQTIGILGGGQLGRMMAIAAKEMGFKVATVDPTKGSPCGLIADYEIVGDYASEEARNQLAEVSDVITYEFENVDLDTARWLENNHHLPQGSHLLKVTQDRAEEKATLEAIGVHVAPYELISKCEDLEDTLDKIGYPAVLKTTRGGYDGKGQVVIESPDDLKAAKELLSGNTQCVLEKKINFSKEISVIVSRNVNGDTETFPVAENIHKNHILYQSIVPARVSEASLERAESLARQIAHGLELVGTLAVEMFLTNEEGIYINELAPRPHNSGHYSIEGCMFSQFEQHIRAICGWKLGKPTLLKPSVMVNLLGQDAETILDVAPLFDDVHLHLYEKKEIKTNRKMGHFTIINDSLEDAVHKAETIVENLQQKDNLEEVK